One genomic segment of Micromonospora sp. WMMC415 includes these proteins:
- a CDS encoding FtsK/SpoIIIE domain-containing protein: MDTVAGARTRASRAAALHRRAAATAIAAVDVLDGIRPVPADHGRQYELADRLRTAAALLAPGWAGAALDTLAPSTPAGEGPPSFVRVGTAAPLDDARFPALVPLIGTGNLAIDTDARDPRVAGLLRAVLLRLLAATPAGSLLVRAVDGTGTALAPFAALADAGILPPPATDVAGLRAVLTEAEQWVAPGASGRRRHDRVLLLVIAALPEPTGSTDLARIETLAEQGRSSGLHLLVAGWPAGRRPVPRATPLAIRTAYALLGDPPGASFAGPRAPAEAHPDRAGTAGTEGPGRADGDPPGGLNSPVFVEPDPPPDLVGTVCRRLADQVEAGSRLALADLLPGQDEALWTATSVGGLSTTVGDAGGRPVSLGFTELTPHWLVSGRSGAGRSTFLTTALLGLTARYGPEELVLYLADLGGGESFVEFLQTERDRSWIPQVRAAAMAADREYVLDLLDLLVAEVRRREDAGARAGGQRFAELRQHRELPRIVCVVDNLPLLLAGRDRIAAEAAARLDAVARAGRSYGVHLVLAGEGDLGLGSRTDRDSVLGQFPVRVALPGGGAVLEPTNDSAAGLPVGSAVVNTAGGLGGPRGAIRGHERVVRFPDPQDHPDVVEALRHRLWDARPERAAPPVVFAGYARPLLRNDPRYRTALGGGAPGPAALLGRALDVTRSTVAVPLGPSPGRNLAVLGPGPESAGLLVTAARSVAAHHPPGAAHFVLVIPDDDARPLAEALAAELAERHPVETVDRAGLLDVLDATGPAYVVAFDLDGPPGQLAPERLGVLLREGPPAGRHLLGRWRTVPSFAALLEPEREVTKVTAVATVDVPGAQLATVFGRAVEWRPRPARAVLWDGPGEQGTVLVPFALDGAPA, from the coding sequence GTGGACACGGTGGCCGGTGCGAGGACACGGGCGAGCCGGGCCGCCGCCCTGCACCGTCGGGCCGCCGCCACCGCGATCGCCGCCGTCGACGTCCTGGACGGCATCCGTCCCGTGCCCGCCGACCACGGCCGCCAGTACGAGCTGGCCGACCGGCTGCGTACGGCCGCCGCCCTGCTGGCGCCGGGCTGGGCGGGTGCGGCGCTGGACACGCTCGCACCGTCCACTCCGGCAGGGGAGGGCCCGCCGTCCTTCGTGCGGGTCGGCACGGCGGCCCCGCTCGACGACGCCCGGTTTCCCGCCCTGGTGCCGTTGATCGGCACGGGGAACCTGGCGATCGACACCGACGCCCGGGATCCCCGGGTCGCGGGGCTGCTGCGGGCCGTACTGCTGCGGCTGTTGGCGGCCACGCCCGCCGGGTCGCTGCTGGTCCGCGCGGTGGACGGGACGGGTACGGCGCTGGCGCCGTTCGCGGCGCTCGCGGACGCCGGGATCCTGCCGCCACCGGCGACGGACGTCGCCGGCCTGCGCGCGGTGCTGACCGAGGCGGAGCAGTGGGTGGCGCCTGGAGCGAGCGGCCGCCGCCGGCACGACCGGGTCCTCCTGCTGGTGATCGCCGCGCTGCCCGAGCCGACCGGCTCCACCGACCTCGCGCGGATCGAGACGCTCGCCGAGCAGGGCCGTTCCAGCGGTCTGCACCTGCTGGTGGCGGGCTGGCCGGCCGGCCGCCGGCCGGTGCCGCGCGCCACGCCCCTCGCGATCCGCACCGCCTACGCCCTCCTCGGGGACCCGCCGGGCGCGTCGTTCGCCGGCCCACGCGCCCCGGCCGAGGCGCATCCCGACCGGGCCGGCACCGCGGGCACCGAGGGCCCGGGCAGGGCGGACGGTGACCCGCCGGGCGGCCTGAACTCACCGGTCTTCGTCGAGCCGGACCCGCCGCCCGATCTCGTCGGGACGGTCTGCCGCCGGCTGGCCGACCAGGTCGAGGCGGGCTCGCGGCTGGCGTTGGCCGACCTCCTCCCGGGCCAGGATGAGGCCTTGTGGACGGCGACCTCGGTGGGCGGCCTGTCGACGACGGTCGGTGATGCCGGCGGCCGGCCGGTGTCCCTGGGTTTCACCGAGCTCACCCCACACTGGCTGGTCAGCGGGCGCTCCGGCGCCGGCCGGTCGACCTTCCTCACCACCGCCCTGCTCGGCCTGACCGCCCGGTACGGCCCGGAGGAACTGGTCCTTTACCTCGCCGACCTCGGCGGCGGCGAGTCCTTCGTGGAGTTCCTGCAGACCGAGCGGGACCGCTCGTGGATCCCCCAGGTGCGCGCCGCCGCGATGGCGGCCGACCGGGAGTACGTGCTGGACCTGCTCGATCTCCTGGTGGCCGAGGTACGCCGCCGGGAGGACGCCGGTGCCCGGGCCGGCGGGCAGCGGTTCGCCGAGTTGCGCCAGCACCGGGAGCTGCCCCGGATCGTCTGCGTGGTCGACAACCTGCCGCTGCTCCTCGCCGGGCGGGACCGGATCGCGGCCGAGGCCGCCGCCCGGCTCGACGCGGTGGCCCGCGCCGGCCGGTCGTACGGGGTGCACCTGGTCCTGGCCGGTGAGGGCGACCTGGGCCTGGGGAGCCGGACGGACCGGGACTCGGTGCTCGGGCAGTTCCCGGTGCGGGTGGCGCTGCCGGGCGGCGGCGCGGTGCTCGAACCGACCAACGACTCGGCCGCCGGGCTGCCGGTGGGCAGTGCGGTCGTGAACACCGCGGGTGGGCTCGGCGGCCCCCGGGGTGCCATCCGCGGGCACGAGCGGGTGGTCCGCTTCCCCGATCCGCAGGACCACCCCGACGTGGTGGAGGCGCTGCGGCACCGGCTGTGGGACGCCCGCCCGGAGCGGGCCGCGCCGCCCGTGGTGTTCGCCGGGTACGCGCGCCCGTTGCTGCGCAACGATCCCCGGTACCGGACGGCGCTCGGCGGCGGGGCACCGGGGCCGGCCGCCCTCCTGGGGCGGGCGTTGGACGTGACGCGATCGACGGTGGCGGTGCCGCTGGGCCCCTCACCGGGGCGCAACCTGGCCGTGCTGGGGCCGGGGCCGGAGTCGGCCGGGCTGCTGGTCACCGCTGCCCGTAGTGTCGCCGCCCACCACCCACCGGGCGCCGCTCACTTCGTGCTGGTGATCCCGGACGACGACGCCCGTCCGCTGGCCGAGGCGCTCGCCGCCGAACTGGCCGAACGGCACCCGGTCGAGACGGTCGACCGCGCCGGCCTGCTCGACGTTCTCGACGCGACCGGGCCGGCCTACGTGGTCGCCTTCGATCTGGACGGCCCGCCGGGGCAGCTCGCGCCGGAGCGGCTGGGCGTGCTGCTGCGGGAGGGACCGCCGGCCGGCCGGCACCTGCTGGGCCGGTGGCGCACCGTGCCGTCGTTCGCGGCCCTGCTGGAGCCGGAGCGCGAGGTGACCAAGGTCACTGCGGTGGCCACGGTGGACGTGCCCGGGGCGCAGCTCGCGACGGTGTTCGGCCGCGCGGTCGAGTGGCGCCCCCGGCCGGCCCGGGCGGTGCTCTGGGACGGTCCGGGTGAGCAGGGCACGGTCCTGGTCCCGTTCGCGCTGGACGGAGCACCGGCATGA
- the hpt gene encoding hypoxanthine phosphoribosyltransferase, with amino-acid sequence MADGSWYDADIDHVIISEAQIREKTAELAKQVSADYADVEDGLLLVCVLKGAVMFMADFARALGRQGPPAELEFMAVSSYGQGTTSSGVVRILKDLDRDIAGRHVVVVEDIVDSGLTLSWLLRYLESRSAASVEVVALFRKPDAVKVPVPVKYVGFDIPTEFVVGYGLDFGERYRELPYVGVLKPEVYARS; translated from the coding sequence ATGGCTGACGGCTCCTGGTACGACGCCGACATCGACCACGTGATCATCTCCGAGGCGCAGATCCGCGAGAAGACCGCGGAACTCGCCAAGCAGGTCTCGGCGGACTACGCCGACGTCGAGGACGGGCTGCTGCTCGTCTGTGTCCTCAAGGGCGCGGTGATGTTCATGGCCGACTTCGCCCGGGCGCTGGGCCGCCAGGGCCCGCCGGCCGAGCTGGAGTTCATGGCCGTCTCCTCGTACGGCCAGGGCACCACCTCCTCCGGGGTGGTGCGGATCCTCAAGGACCTGGACCGGGACATCGCCGGCCGGCACGTGGTCGTGGTGGAGGACATCGTCGACTCCGGGCTGACCCTCTCCTGGCTGTTGCGCTACCTGGAGTCCCGCTCGGCGGCGAGCGTCGAGGTGGTCGCCCTGTTCCGCAAGCCGGACGCGGTGAAGGTGCCGGTCCCGGTCAAGTACGTCGGCTTCGACATCCCGACCGAGTTCGTCGTCGGCTACGGCCTCGACTTCGGCGAGCGCTACCGCGAGTTGCCCTACGTCGGCGTCCTCAAGCCCGAGGTCTACGCCCGCTCCTGA
- the ftsH gene encoding ATP-dependent zinc metalloprotease FtsH produces MERTRFFRRPVVWIILVILGAVVLSQLFTAGPSYHRVDTSVALDQLNTGNPKINKVVFQDKEQTIQLDLAEKVKFGDTTTDRIEAQFPYEVGDEVWNEVLEAKANNRVTGPADVKVSSDSIWVSLLVNLLPIALLVLLLLFFMSQMQGGGSRVLNFGKSKAKMITKDTPKTTFADVAGAEEAVEELHEIKDFLQNPAKYQALGAKIPKGVLLFGPPGTGKTLLARAVAGEAGVPFYSISGSDFVEMFVGVGASRVRDLFEQAKANAPAIVFVDEIDAVGRHRGAGMGGGHDEREQTLNQLLVEMDGFDTKGGVILIAATNRPDILDPALLRPGRFDRQIPVDAPDMEGRKAILRVHAKGKPFTPDVDLDSVARRTPGFSGADLANVINEAALLTARKDQRAITNDSLEESIDRVIAGPQRRTRVMSDQEKKITAYHEGGHALVAWALPHAAPVHKVTILSRGRSLGHTLVLPTEDKYTQTRAEMVDTLAYALGGRAAEELVFHEPTTGAGNDIEKATQLARAMITQYGMSSKLGAIKYGTSGDEPFLGRNMGHERDYSDAVAAEIDAEMRALIELAHDEAWEILVEYRDVLDNIVLELMEKETLSTADMARICARVAKRPPMAPYNGFGKRQPSTEPPVLTPSEKEALKAQAQADGASVGGGPASNNSDGTH; encoded by the coding sequence ATGGAACGTACGCGTTTCTTCCGCCGACCGGTGGTCTGGATCATCCTGGTCATCCTCGGCGCCGTTGTGCTCAGTCAGCTGTTCACCGCTGGTCCCAGCTACCACCGGGTGGACACTTCCGTTGCGCTCGACCAGCTCAACACCGGCAACCCCAAGATCAATAAGGTCGTCTTCCAGGACAAGGAACAGACGATCCAGCTCGACCTGGCCGAAAAGGTCAAGTTCGGCGACACCACCACCGACCGGATCGAGGCGCAGTTCCCGTACGAGGTCGGCGACGAGGTCTGGAACGAGGTCCTCGAGGCCAAGGCGAACAACCGGGTCACCGGCCCGGCCGACGTCAAGGTGTCGTCCGACAGCATCTGGGTGAGCCTGCTGGTCAACCTGCTCCCCATCGCCCTGCTCGTCCTGCTGCTGCTGTTCTTCATGTCGCAGATGCAGGGCGGCGGCTCCCGGGTGCTCAACTTCGGCAAGTCCAAGGCCAAGATGATCACCAAGGACACGCCGAAGACCACGTTCGCGGACGTGGCCGGCGCCGAGGAGGCCGTCGAGGAGCTGCACGAGATCAAGGACTTCCTGCAGAACCCGGCGAAGTACCAGGCGCTCGGTGCCAAGATCCCGAAGGGTGTGCTGCTCTTCGGCCCTCCCGGCACCGGTAAGACGCTGCTCGCCCGCGCCGTCGCCGGCGAGGCGGGGGTTCCGTTCTACTCGATCTCCGGCTCCGACTTCGTGGAGATGTTCGTGGGTGTCGGCGCCAGCCGCGTCCGTGACCTCTTCGAGCAGGCCAAGGCGAACGCCCCGGCGATCGTCTTCGTCGACGAGATCGACGCGGTCGGCCGCCACCGCGGCGCCGGCATGGGCGGCGGCCACGACGAGCGCGAGCAGACCCTCAACCAGCTGCTCGTCGAGATGGACGGCTTCGACACCAAGGGCGGCGTGATCCTGATCGCCGCCACCAACCGGCCGGACATCCTCGACCCGGCCCTGCTGCGGCCGGGCCGCTTCGACCGGCAGATCCCGGTGGACGCGCCGGACATGGAGGGCCGCAAGGCCATCCTGCGGGTGCACGCCAAGGGCAAGCCGTTCACCCCGGACGTCGACCTCGACTCCGTGGCGCGGCGGACCCCGGGCTTCAGCGGCGCCGACCTGGCCAACGTGATCAACGAGGCCGCGCTGCTCACCGCCCGTAAGGACCAGCGGGCGATCACCAACGACTCGCTGGAGGAGTCGATCGACCGGGTGATCGCCGGCCCGCAGCGGCGCACGCGGGTGATGAGCGACCAGGAGAAGAAGATCACCGCGTACCACGAGGGTGGGCACGCGCTGGTCGCCTGGGCGCTGCCGCACGCCGCGCCGGTGCACAAGGTGACGATCCTGTCCCGCGGCCGGTCGCTGGGCCACACCCTGGTCCTGCCCACCGAGGACAAGTACACCCAGACCCGCGCCGAGATGGTCGACACCCTGGCGTACGCGCTGGGCGGCCGGGCCGCCGAGGAACTGGTGTTCCACGAGCCCACCACCGGCGCCGGCAACGACATCGAGAAGGCCACCCAGCTGGCCCGAGCGATGATCACCCAGTACGGCATGAGTTCCAAGCTCGGCGCCATCAAGTACGGCACCAGCGGCGACGAGCCGTTCCTCGGCCGCAACATGGGCCACGAGCGGGACTACTCCGACGCGGTGGCCGCCGAGATCGACGCCGAGATGCGGGCGCTGATCGAGCTGGCGCACGACGAGGCCTGGGAGATCCTGGTCGAGTACCGGGACGTCCTGGACAACATCGTGCTCGAGCTGATGGAGAAGGAGACCCTCTCCACCGCCGACATGGCCCGCATCTGCGCCCGGGTGGCGAAGCGCCCGCCGATGGCCCCGTACAACGGCTTCGGCAAGCGCCAGCCCTCCACCGAGCCGCCGGTGCTGACCCCGTCCGAGAAGGAGGCGCTCAAGGCGCAGGCCCAGGCCGACGGTGCCTCCGTCGGAGGCGGCCCGGCCTCGAACAACTCGGACGGTACGCACTGA
- a CDS encoding gamma-glutamyltransferase family protein: MAYPRRPLFAPRGAVATSHPLAAAAGLAVLRRGGNAVDAALATATTLTVVQPPSNDIGGDLFAIVWDGDRLHGLNGAGRSPAALTREAVLAATGGAGAEPVAALGGAQGRGPAMPARGWLPVTVPGAPAGWRDLHDRFGSLPFAELFSDAIGYAEHGHPVSAGVAAAWERALAGHAGLVGEEYAEFARVFAPSGRAPRPGEWWRNPDAARTLRRIAASGAEDFYRGTVAAALDAHAARTGGFLTGDDLARHSSTWVEPVHTRYRGHEVWELPPPGQGLAALLALHVLDGLDLADVPPPERVHRQVEAVKLGFADAHAHVADPDRAAVPTAALLDPGYAAARRALVTDRAGEPVAGDPERGGTVYLCTADAGGMMVSLIQSTYLAFGSHVVLPGYGFALQNRGLGFRLDPAHPNVVAPAKRPFHTIIPGFLTRDGLPVGPFGVMGGHMQPQGHVQLVSATLDGGLDPQAALDAPRWYWHAGRSLLVEPGLAAEPGLVAGLHARGHEVAVPAEPSVFGYGQAIWRSPDGGYVAGSESRVDGGLVGF; this comes from the coding sequence ATGGCGTACCCCCGGAGGCCCCTGTTCGCCCCGCGGGGCGCGGTGGCGACGAGCCATCCGCTGGCCGCGGCGGCGGGCCTGGCCGTGTTGCGGCGCGGCGGCAACGCCGTCGACGCCGCACTGGCCACCGCGACCACCCTGACCGTGGTGCAGCCGCCGTCCAACGACATCGGCGGCGACCTCTTCGCGATCGTGTGGGACGGCGACCGGCTGCACGGGTTGAACGGCGCCGGCCGGTCCCCGGCGGCGCTGACCCGCGAGGCGGTCCTCGCCGCGACCGGCGGTGCGGGCGCGGAACCGGTGGCCGCGCTGGGCGGCGCGCAGGGACGCGGTCCGGCGATGCCGGCCCGGGGTTGGCTGCCGGTGACGGTGCCCGGCGCGCCGGCCGGCTGGCGGGACCTCCACGACCGGTTCGGGTCGCTGCCGTTCGCCGAGCTGTTCAGCGACGCGATCGGGTACGCCGAGCACGGCCACCCGGTCTCCGCCGGGGTGGCGGCGGCCTGGGAGCGGGCGCTCGCCGGGCACGCCGGCCTGGTGGGGGAGGAGTACGCCGAGTTCGCGCGGGTGTTCGCGCCGAGCGGGCGGGCGCCCCGGCCGGGCGAGTGGTGGCGCAACCCGGACGCGGCGCGGACGCTGCGGCGGATCGCCGCGAGCGGGGCGGAGGACTTCTACCGGGGCACCGTCGCCGCGGCGCTGGACGCGCACGCCGCCCGCACCGGCGGCTTCCTCACCGGCGACGACCTGGCCCGGCACAGCTCGACCTGGGTGGAGCCGGTGCACACCCGTTACCGGGGGCACGAGGTCTGGGAGCTGCCGCCGCCGGGGCAGGGCCTCGCCGCCCTGCTCGCCCTGCACGTCCTGGACGGCCTGGACCTCGCGGACGTGCCGCCGCCCGAGCGGGTGCACCGCCAGGTCGAGGCGGTCAAGCTCGGCTTCGCCGACGCGCACGCCCACGTCGCCGACCCGGACCGCGCGGCGGTGCCCACGGCGGCGCTGCTCGACCCGGGGTACGCGGCCGCCCGGCGGGCGCTGGTCACCGACCGGGCCGGGGAACCGGTGGCCGGTGACCCCGAGCGGGGCGGCACGGTCTACCTCTGCACCGCCGACGCGGGCGGGATGATGGTGAGCCTCATCCAGTCCACCTACCTGGCGTTCGGATCGCACGTGGTGCTGCCCGGGTACGGCTTCGCGCTGCAGAACCGGGGTCTGGGCTTCCGCCTCGACCCGGCCCACCCGAACGTGGTCGCGCCGGCGAAGCGTCCGTTCCACACGATCATCCCGGGCTTCCTGACCCGCGACGGTCTGCCGGTCGGCCCGTTCGGGGTGATGGGCGGGCACATGCAGCCACAGGGGCACGTGCAGCTCGTGTCGGCGACCCTCGACGGCGGGCTGGATCCGCAGGCGGCGCTGGACGCGCCGCGCTGGTACTGGCACGCCGGGCGGTCGCTGCTCGTCGAGCCGGGCCTGGCGGCGGAGCCCGGCCTGGTCGCGGGGTTGCACGCCCGGGGCCACGAGGTCGCCGTCCCGGCCGAGCCGTCGGTCTTCGGGTACGGGCAGGCGATCTGGCGATCCCCGGACGGCGGGTACGTCGCCGGCTCCGAGTCCCGGGTCGACGGCGGGCTGGTCGGCTTCTGA
- the folE gene encoding GTP cyclohydrolase I FolE produces MAASATEPDDDAMDYVAARLISGKLTGRPIEDTMDLARIEKAVREILIAVGEDPDRDGLQQTPARVARAYAELFAGLRVDPAQVLTTTFEANHEELVLVRDIDVMSLCEHHLLPFRGSAHIGYIPGPDGRITGLSKLARLVEVFARRPQVQERLTSQIADLLMERLDPRGVIVVLECEHMCMAMRGIQKSGAQTITSAVRGTLQRDAKSRAEAMALINSR; encoded by the coding sequence CTGGCCGCCTCCGCCACGGAACCCGACGACGACGCCATGGACTACGTCGCCGCCCGGCTGATCAGCGGCAAGCTCACCGGCCGCCCGATCGAGGACACGATGGACCTCGCCCGGATCGAGAAGGCGGTCCGCGAGATCCTGATCGCGGTCGGGGAGGACCCGGACCGCGACGGGCTCCAGCAGACGCCCGCCCGGGTCGCCCGCGCGTACGCCGAGCTGTTCGCCGGCCTCCGCGTCGACCCGGCGCAGGTGCTCACCACCACCTTCGAGGCCAACCACGAGGAGCTGGTCCTCGTCCGGGACATCGACGTGATGAGCCTCTGCGAGCACCACCTGCTGCCGTTCCGGGGCAGCGCCCACATCGGCTACATCCCCGGCCCGGACGGCCGGATCACCGGCCTGTCCAAGCTGGCCCGGCTGGTCGAGGTCTTCGCCCGCCGGCCCCAGGTGCAGGAGCGGCTCACGTCGCAGATTGCCGACCTGCTCATGGAGCGGCTCGACCCGCGCGGCGTGATCGTCGTCCTCGAGTGCGAACACATGTGCATGGCCATGCGCGGCATCCAGAAGTCGGGCGCCCAGACCATCACGTCCGCGGTGCGCGGCACTCTCCAGCGCGACGCGAAGTCCCGCGCCGAAGCGATGGCTCTGATCAACTCCCGCTGA
- a CDS encoding GlxA family transcriptional regulator, whose amino-acid sequence MLRSVAVIALDNVVPFELGVLAEVFGTDRTADGFPGYRFSVCTVDGRPVRTSSGFHLTPHGDLTAVDEADLVAVPAHTHGTPVPPAALAALRRAAGRGAYVLSVCSGAFVLGEAGLLDGRECTTHWKYADDLQRRHPDAKVQCNSLYVQDGRVLTSAGTAAGIDACLHLVRQEHGSATATRLARRMVVPPHRDGGQSQYVEAPIPKAPEAPTLEPVLEWLMGHLDRPLTVDDLAARADMAPRTFARRFRAETGTTPHDWLTNQRVLLARRLLEETRLTVEEVADHAGFSDAAALRHHFTRRVGATPQAYRTTFRDRTPAG is encoded by the coding sequence ATGCTCCGCTCCGTCGCCGTCATCGCCCTCGACAACGTCGTCCCGTTCGAGCTCGGGGTGCTCGCCGAGGTCTTCGGTACCGACCGCACCGCCGACGGCTTCCCCGGTTACCGCTTCTCCGTCTGCACCGTCGACGGCAGGCCCGTCCGCACCTCGTCGGGCTTTCACCTCACCCCGCACGGCGACCTCACGGCGGTCGACGAGGCCGACCTGGTGGCCGTGCCGGCGCACACGCACGGCACCCCGGTGCCGCCGGCCGCGCTCGCCGCGCTGCGCCGGGCCGCCGGCCGGGGCGCGTACGTGCTGAGCGTCTGCTCCGGCGCCTTCGTGCTCGGCGAGGCGGGGCTCCTCGACGGCCGCGAATGCACGACCCACTGGAAGTACGCCGACGACCTGCAACGCCGCCACCCCGACGCGAAGGTGCAGTGCAACTCGCTCTACGTGCAGGACGGGCGGGTGCTCACCAGCGCCGGCACCGCCGCCGGCATCGACGCCTGCCTGCATCTCGTCCGCCAGGAACACGGGTCGGCGACGGCCACCCGGCTGGCCCGCCGGATGGTGGTCCCCCCGCACCGCGACGGCGGGCAGTCCCAGTACGTCGAGGCCCCGATCCCGAAGGCCCCCGAGGCGCCCACGCTGGAACCGGTGCTGGAGTGGCTGATGGGTCACCTGGACCGGCCGCTGACCGTGGACGACCTGGCCGCCCGGGCCGACATGGCCCCCCGGACGTTCGCCCGGCGGTTCCGGGCGGAGACCGGCACCACCCCGCACGACTGGCTCACCAACCAGCGGGTGCTGCTGGCCCGGCGGCTGCTGGAGGAGACCCGGCTCACCGTCGAGGAGGTCGCCGACCACGCCGGCTTCTCCGACGCCGCGGCACTGCGCCACCACTTCACCCGGCGGGTGGGCGCCACCCCGCAGGCGTACCGCACCACCTTCCGGGACCGCACCCCGGCCGGCTGA
- a CDS encoding M23 family metallopeptidase has translation MSDGTRPHRRLRAGALAAALTATLALLCCTGGAGAFFLTELGGDGGDQLRLTSQDCTGDFRVEITGQMPRMSQYGEVQLRNAARIIKVGQEMKVPPRGWVIAVATAMQESRLRNLANPTVPGSQTRPNEGVGSDHDSVGLFQQRASWGTVDQRMTPEYAARKFYEKLLQVPGWERMPLTRAAQAVQISAFPDAYAKHETLASTIVNALAGGAARTVPVGGGQACDAAAAGRIAASGWTAPIPGGVGSGFRTADRPAHNGVDIAAPKGTLIRAAATGRVLVSRCDPDRAGRLSCDVDGWPDKGGCGWFVDILHAGDFVTRYCHLVTKPRVRVGQTVAAGEVIGQVGSSGNSSGPHLHFEVHTDGDRSSRSAIDPVPFMRDRGAPLRGAE, from the coding sequence ATGAGCGACGGAACCCGACCCCACCGCCGTCTCCGTGCCGGCGCGCTGGCCGCCGCGCTCACCGCGACCCTCGCACTGCTCTGCTGCACCGGCGGGGCCGGCGCCTTCTTCCTCACCGAGCTGGGCGGGGACGGCGGCGACCAACTGCGGCTGACGAGCCAGGACTGCACCGGCGACTTCCGCGTCGAGATCACCGGCCAGATGCCCCGGATGTCACAGTACGGGGAGGTCCAACTCCGCAACGCCGCGCGCATCATCAAGGTCGGCCAGGAGATGAAGGTCCCACCGCGCGGGTGGGTGATCGCGGTCGCGACCGCGATGCAGGAGTCGCGGCTGCGCAACCTCGCCAACCCGACGGTGCCCGGCTCGCAGACCCGCCCGAACGAGGGTGTCGGCTCCGACCACGACTCGGTCGGCCTGTTCCAGCAGCGGGCGAGCTGGGGCACGGTCGACCAGCGGATGACGCCGGAGTACGCCGCCCGCAAGTTCTACGAGAAGCTGCTCCAGGTGCCCGGCTGGGAGCGGATGCCACTGACCCGGGCGGCACAGGCCGTCCAGATCAGCGCCTTCCCGGACGCGTACGCCAAGCACGAGACGCTCGCGTCGACCATCGTCAACGCGCTGGCCGGCGGTGCGGCGCGGACCGTACCGGTCGGCGGCGGTCAGGCCTGCGACGCGGCGGCCGCCGGCCGGATCGCCGCCTCCGGCTGGACCGCCCCGATCCCCGGCGGCGTCGGCTCCGGCTTCCGCACCGCGGACCGCCCGGCACACAACGGGGTGGACATCGCCGCGCCGAAGGGCACGCTGATCCGGGCCGCCGCCACCGGGCGGGTGCTGGTCTCCCGCTGCGACCCGGACCGGGCCGGCCGACTGAGCTGCGACGTGGACGGCTGGCCGGACAAGGGCGGCTGCGGCTGGTTCGTCGACATCCTGCACGCCGGCGATTTCGTGACCCGCTACTGCCATCTGGTCACCAAGCCCCGGGTCCGGGTCGGCCAGACGGTGGCGGCCGGCGAGGTCATCGGCCAGGTCGGCAGCAGCGGCAACTCGTCCGGGCCGCACCTGCACTTCGAGGTGCACACCGACGGCGACCGCAGCAGCCGCAGCGCCATCGACCCGGTCCCGTTCATGCGGGACCGGGGGGCGCCGCTGCGGGGGGCGGAATGA